DNA from Solanum stenotomum isolate F172 chromosome 3, ASM1918654v1, whole genome shotgun sequence:
TGTTCTCAAGATGGGAACTTTTCTAAGGGCGAGCTACAACGTTTTGGGAATATTGAGTTGAGCCCAGCTTCTGGGATATTAAATTATGGACAGGTCTGTTTTGCAACTTGCTGgtgtttttttcttaatcttaaaTATATTGCTTATGCTATTCATTTTAATGATTACTGCTCCACTTTCGTCTGTCATACTCTACTTAAAATGCTTTTAGAAATATTGATAGGGATTGTTTGAAGGTTTAAAAGCCTATAAAAGACATGATGGTAATATATTGCTGTTTCGACCCGAAGAAAATGCTCTGCGTATGAAGATGGGAGCAGAACGTATATGCATGCCTTCACCATCTGTTGAACAGTTTGTGGAAGCAGTAAAAGCCACTGTTTTAGCAAATGAAAGATGGGTAAATGTGACAATTCAACGTTTTAGTCAGTAATCTTGTTGTTGGGTGATTCCTGTCCTGACTGGTTTcctttttcaattccttcagATTCCTCCACCAGGTAAAGGCTCATTATACATAAGACCACTGCTTATGGGTAGTGGAGCTATTGTTGGTGTTGCTCCAGCTCCTGAGTACACATTCCTGATTTATGTATCACCTGTGGGAAATTATTTTAAGGTACTTTTTTACGCATCCTTGGCGTACATGTGCATCtgcttccttttttttttcttatgagaTAGGCATAGATCTTTTAGgatttcttctcctttttgtttttccttctgCTAATGAGCAAACTAGCTTTTGTATTGTCATAAATGTGACCTTTGACTACTTAAAAGTTGAATACATTGATATAGGGGTGATTTTTTTCTTCGTCACCACTGCTAGGCAGTCTGCACACTCTGCTTAACTTCAGcctacacacacacacaaaatttTCGGCTAAGTCCTTAGACTGTTTTCTTAGGCAGCATATGAATAATAGCACCACAGAAACATACAGGAACAAGTCCCAACCTTTATTAATCTCACATATATACAAAGGAATAGGCTTCACGGGTTATAGTAAGGCATAAAACATGTTTGAGATGTAATTAAACTGTGTTTATCGTTTTGAAAATTGCATAATTGTGTACAAAGGATGCATGTATAGATTTTAACCTTACTTTTAGTGTTATCCTTGTTTGGTATTTCAGTTTTTCTCTTACATATCACATTCCATGAAAATGTTTATCATTGGTAAAAAGTGCTTGCACCTTTACTTAAGAGAGCTTCAAAACAAAAATCATCGGACTCTGAAATCATTTGGTTAATTGCCTGGGGATCACACACAACTGCATTTAATACATGTATCAAAAACCTTTcctattttgaaaaaaagggTTATATATCTTCCCCTATGTGTATGAGATTACCCATCAAGTCAATTATCTCTTTCAAGGAATACTTCCATCTTTGCGAAAAGTTTCAAAACTTATTCAGCTAACTAacattatgttaaaaaaatcaatgatgAATTCACCATTCTGATTGGGAAATAACTTTTCCCATAAACCACCCTGATAAAACTTCTGTCAATGTTCATTCCCATTGGATATGTAAAAGGATAAGTCATTTGGTCTTTTGTACAAATTATACTTCACTTATAAAAGCCTAAGCCTATAAACAAGGAAATCTTTTCTGCTAAATTATGTGAAGAGATAATTGTTTTAAGTTCATCAGGATCTATGATATTATTGGTTTTAACctgttgagaaaaaaaatgttttataagTATTGTCCAGAGGGGATGGGGAGCACAAATTACATATGCAATTGTTTCCCCTGTTCTGctgtttattatatttcatatgGTTATAGGAAAGTTTGAGTTGCTGATTGAGTATCATGAGAAGGATTGGAATTAGACATAAGGTGTTGGGTTATGAAGTTTTGTTGTGAATGATACAAGAATATTCATTAGATCTGAATTCCTTTTTGACTAAATTCTGAAATGTTCAAAAATTTGTATGAATTTAAGTCCTTGATGATGGTTGTGGCAAATCTCGGGACTGTCAACTACAGCTGGTGTATGAAGTGAAAATTTGATGCGAAAGCAAAAAGTTAACAAGTTACAATACATTATCTCACAATCTTCATACTACTTTCAAGACAAAAGGTTATGGTGTTGGTAAGTTATACATAAAGGATAGGAAGATGTAGGTTTATTGTTAATTCTCAATCTTCAAGTGAACATGTCATCTTTTGTTGTAGAATTCCATGTTTGTGTTCTAATAATCATGTTATGCATTGGGTACTCTCTATCGTCActtcattttttactttcttgGCAGGAAGGTATGGCACCAATAAATTTGGTAATTGAGACAGAAATGCATCGAGCAACTCCTGGCGGTACTGGAGGTGTCAAGACTATCGGAAATTATGCTGCAGTAAGCTAGGTTTacggatttttttatttttttttcagataTCTGCTTATGCAACACAAAGTATTGGAGCCTtagtttcattttcttcttgggGATTGACAGATAAATATTCATGAGTTCCTACTAAGCTTGCTTGtcctttttgtatttttgatgTCATCCTCACCCTTTGttcattccttgaatatacAATACATCTCTCCGTTCAGCTTAACCCTTGAACTTCTGCACTCCATCTAGCAAGCTCTTATTCCTCTAAACTTTTGAGCCTTTCACTCTTGTTTTACACTTGATGTGTTTACAAGGGGATCTGCAGttttattatcttattatttgaTGGAAACACCTAACTTTATAGGCGAGCTGTGATCATGAGAAGAAAAACATTTGTGCTTCTACTAATTATTTGATGCCTAACGTATAATTCTAGAATGAAATGGGTCTAAATGGACCGAAATGGATATAGGGATTCATATGGCTGACCAAAACTAGCTTAGGATCAAGACGTAGTTTCTATTGTATATGGATAATCAAATCTGCAATTGTTGATTACTTCATTTTCATCTTTGGGTATGTAAATGTAGGTTCTGAAGGCACAGAGTGCTGCTAAAGCAAAAGCCTACTCTGATGTTCTGTACCTTGATTCTGTTAACAAAAGATACCTAGAGGAGGTTTCCTCTTGTAATGTCTTCATCGTAAAGGTATATTATTACGTCAATTTTATCTGTGCatcttctcaaaaaaaatttttaTCTGTGCACCAAAACCATTCTTTTAGTATTTTCATTAAGGTTAATGCCGAAGAAATATGCGCCCGGAGATTTTTTATAGTAACCTCTTATTTCGTATCCTTTTTATCCTTTCCCATTTTGGCTTACATACTGGTTAGCTCATCATTGTCTCCTGTCAAACACAAATGgacttctcttcctttttttcgaAAAGAAAGAGCTCTTTCCTTCCGGTGAATGTGTGTAAATTCTTGGCATGTGTAGTCGGCCAATCGAAACATTTGCTAGTCTTAGGcaagaataaaaattatagaTTCACCAAGATATTTGTCAAGCAGTGGCATTTTTCCTACAAGGATCTTTTAACTTCTCCAAACAGACTTCTTTGCAAATTATCATAATGATGAAGGCAACTATGTTTCTATATACTATTTCTCAGGGTAATCTGATAGCAACTCCTGCAATTAAAGGAACCATTCTTCCTGGTATCACACGAAAGAGCATAATTGACGTAGCTCTAAGCCAAGGGTTCCAGGTAAGCCCCCTTCCATTTGTCTAATACAAAACATGCTTGAGACTAATCTAATCCTACTTGCCATATCATTAGGGtttcaaaaatatactttattGTGTTTCATATGTGCAAGCAATTGGAgttccttctcttcttttttttccttccaaattaaatttcttgatatttatAAACCCTCTAGCTTACCTCAGGAAGACTTGAAGATGGTGTTCATCATATTTGTAACGAACCCCAGTCTAGAAATCAACGAATATTGTGCTTATTCTACCAACTAACATATACAATACTGAGCTTAGCTAAAGGGATATCATTACAAATTTTACAGTTCCAATGGATGAGAAAAAGAAACGTAGCAAACGGATTATTCAAGACTTAGGTAACTGAGAGTTGTTATCATGTTTTAGCAATAAAAAATTCGACTTATAATCTCAGATTTATGCAACAAGCCTTTAAGGGAAATGGTTCTGCATTGGTTAAATCACCTAGGTAGAACTTCAATTCTATTGAATGATAGAATTGAGCCGTTCATGACTATTGCATATATGTTGGTCATCTGGCTAGGAGAAAAATTAGAATCTTTCAAGTTTAGCTCTAGCCATGGTGAGTCAAATTCGTAGCAAAGACGCTTTGATGATTAAGTTCCTGACATAGTGATGGACTTCACGTTACCattcccttaattttcttctaGTTCACTTGGCTGAGCTGGTAACTAAATACTTCATGTATCACAAAACTATTATTCTAAGACCATAATGATTTCAATATGCAGGTTGAAGAACGGCAAGTGTCTGTGGACGAATTGCTTGATGCTGATGAAGTGTTCTGCACAGGAACTGCAGTGGTTGTATCTCCTGTTGGCAGCATTACTCATCTTGGGGAAAGGTATCTACATAAATCGGAATGGATCTAGATAGACTTTTTTATCCAGATACTATCCATTTCAGTGTGTTATCTCTTTAGTTGTCTCCTGCTGCAGAATTTGAGATGGCCATGAGCATATACATTATGATTTCTAAAGTTAGTTGCTTTGTCAGTGCATGAATACCCATGTGAACGTTCGTATATGTCTGGATCACGCACATTCTGGCTTACATTTGTGCAGGGTATCATATGGAAGTGATGGGGTTGGTCGTGTATCAAAGCAATTATATTCTACACTTACAAGCCTACAAATGGGACTGGCAACGGATAACATGAATTGGACTGTTGCGCTAAAATGAGCTTTGCTATCTTTGGATTAAAGTTATATTCACTGAGAGTGAATATTCGTGACGCTATCAGTGCAATTTTACTGCTTACAGCAGgttattactttattttcaaGGTTTATTAGGCCTCTTATGGAGAGCTACCTATTGCTGTATGTCAAATTTAGTTCATgctgtatttatttttttacaatgtCGATGCACATAACTTAAACACTCTCTTCTAGCTTAAGTTTGTCTGAAGCTCTCGCCTTGTCATATAGACTTTTATATGTCTGTTAACGATCTCAGTTGATATCATTTGTATATGTCTGTGTTGTATCTCCTACCTTGTTTGGGACTGTGGCATAGCTTTTGTATATATCTTCACAAACCAAGATCTTCTCTTTGCAAGTAGCTGATCGcttaacatgtcttctaacTTGGAGACACTTCCAATGGAGATTGTCAAAATCAACATTCTGATTTGACTTGGTGGGGAAATATAAGCGGGCACAAAGAGGATGGAAGAAGGAGATAGACATACCAAACTCACTTCATATCATTAGAAAAACTCCACTCTTACATAACATTGTAAGAGAAGTTTATACAGGTGTTAACTGAGACCTATTAAGTAGGCTAACATGCACTTGAATCTAATCACATTGATATCATAAAAGTCACCTAAACAATACAAAAGATCATATACCTaagttaaccaaaaaaaatgaacCTAGTGTAATGATCTGTTCCGTCATTATTTAAAGCACCTCGTGTGGAGTCTTAGGAATTTTTTAATTACATCgccaattttaaatttggggTGACATGATGAAATCttggaaattgaaattgatCCGGACTGACATCATCCTACCATAGTGTCGTGGTAGCCGCTATAACGGGGTCAGAGAGGGCAAAAACTTGAAAACGTGAATTCTTTCAATTTTCCTACTCCTCTTCTGTGGTAAAAACAAACGAGGGTTACTCCAAAACCTTACAAAAGGTTCTCCAAGCTTGGAAACCATGGAGGGGAAGGATTTCATCATGAGGAGGGTCAAAACCCATGGAATTCCAGTCTACCTCCGCCAGGTTTCACACACACAAAGCCAGAAACTTGTGCTCAGAGTTTTTCAGTAGTTGCCTGACGTCCGGTAGGTTAGGCTTTTTAAACTAAATAGTTAGACCTTTCTTTACCCGTATAATACTTGTGAATTGTCAGAAGTTTGCATGTATAGTCCTTTGGGCATGGAGTTTGGGTGGACGAATGTGTGGATCACAATTATTTAGGGTGGTAAGATACTTAATTCGATGATGCTAATCTTACAAATGTTGTTGGGTATTGTCCTAGGGTGGTAACATGTGGGTTATGAGTTATAAACCATAAAAATTGTCCGAAAAGAGTCATCCTgaagtaggtgatggttgttgtTTCCTAATGTATGTTATGTATGCATATTAACTACATTGTAGTGAAAACTGTACAATGCATGTTGGGAAAAACATAAGGGTGAAATGTGAAATAATGAATTGTTGGCAATCTCATCCTATGCAAGCGATTTATTTACTTGTGTGACAAGTGTGATTGTATTTCATTgtgattttgattgtgtttgtgTGACTGTCAGTGGCTCGGGTACTACACCTGGTATAGGATATCTCTTGGTTAGAACGAGTACCACGCTTGGTATGTATTATTGGTAGACTCAGGTATTATGCCTGATATGGGATATCATTCAGTTGGCTCAGGTATCACATCTGATATAAGATACTATCTGTTGGCTTGGGTACCACGCCTAGTATGGAATATCATTCGATTGGCTCAGGTACCACGCCTGGTATGAGATACTATCGGTTGGCTCAGGTACCATGTTTGGTATGGGATATCATTTGTTGGCTCCGGTACCAAGCCTGGTACGGGATACTATTGGTTGGCTTATATGCCACGCCTAGTACATGTTTGACTATTCTTTGTATATTGATTCCACAGTGAATCGTGTTTATTTCTTAGTATTATGGTTGTTACATGGTGTTCCATGAGTGGGCAGGATTTGTGTTTAAATGTTGGGATGGTTCTGTATAGATCAGATTTCCATATTAAACATTATAAATGATGTCATAGGGATCCTTGGTGGTCCGGGTTACTTGAAAGATATGATGAATCACGTATGGCTTGTTGTATTGGCTATGGTCACATAGGACATGCTTCATGTGAATGTTAAATTCAGGTGAGGACTGTGAGTAAGGGTCATGTTTCTGACAGTGGTTATAATTGTAAGTTATCTATTTACTAAGTTGTGGTTATTAGGTCAGGCTAATGACCTGGGGGTTTGgtgtataaattatttattgggACTGTTATGGTTGTTAAAGTGATTTAGAACATATCTGATAAGGGGAATTGGAGTCAAGGTGATTTAGTATGAGTCTTGTCGGCGGTTTACTAAAAGGGTCAAGCGCTAGGGTGTTGGCATGAGACCTTGAGGGAGAGTAGTAGATCTTTTAACAGAGTTAGTAGAACTCTAACATTGGTAGAACAAGTGGTTCAGAAAATCTCTATGTGATAGAGGGTTAGATCTTGATCTGATATGAGGATAAAATGACCTAAATGGTGGAGTTGGCAGGGGAAAAAGGTGAATTGATTTGAGATAGAATGTATGAGTTTCAAGGAATTACTACGAGGTAGTAAGGATGGTGATTGAAGGATCAGGGTCCTAGTTATATCTCGTGTTTCACGTTTCTTTGATTATTTGCATGTTATTATATGGTTGATTTGGGTTGCGGATGATGCCTGTTAGTACGTGTTGTTTGTACTGATTCTGCTATGTCACTTGACATATTCTGGTTGCAGGATTAGTGATTTTCTTATGCAAAGATAAATATGATCTCTGACAACTTCTACCTCTCTTTCCTTATAGTAGGAGTTGtgtcttattattatttctaaaccTAGCTCTGTAACACCTCGCAACTGTATTCTTAGAATCTGAATCTTTCGTCGTAAATATATAAGCTTGAATCAGGTGATGACCTACTTGTGCTTATGTGTTAAGGTTTATTCTTATGTGTGGAAAGTGTATTGGAAGTGGTTTAGGGAATGACCTATGGTACTAAGTTGAGTTCAGAACCTTCCTACCCACTAAGTTTTTCGCATAAGTTCATAtaagggtcaacttcaaacaaccatatatCTCAACACATAATAAATTAGGTGCCCCAtaaactatcaaattaaaggtctatgaatcatctttccaac
Protein-coding regions in this window:
- the LOC125859846 gene encoding branched-chain amino acid aminotransferase 2, chloroplastic-like isoform X1 encodes the protein MESGGALAGLHRNPTFHHLLRPPRTAVNNLLSCSSSTYKRHFSPLPLKFQKQSHFASYSYNCSINDGSAFQVAYSASSATHSFANIDWDNLGFGVMPTDYMYSMKCSQDGNFSKGELQRFGNIELSPASGILNYGQGLFEGLKAYKRHDGNILLFRPEENALRMKMGAERICMPSPSVEQFVEAVKATVLANERWIPPPGKGSLYIRPLLMGSGAIVGVAPAPEYTFLIYVSPVGNYFKEGMAPINLVIETEMHRATPGGTGGVKTIGNYAAVLKAQSAAKAKAYSDVLYLDSVNKRYLEEVSSCNVFIVKGNLIATPAIKGTILPGITRKSIIDVALSQGFQVEERQVSVDELLDADEVFCTGTAVVVSPVGSITHLGERVSYGSDGVGRVSKQLYSTLTSLQMGLATDNMNWTVALK
- the LOC125859846 gene encoding branched-chain amino acid aminotransferase 2, chloroplastic-like isoform X5 gives rise to the protein MESGGALAGLHRNPTFHHLLRPPRTAVNNLLSCSSSTYKRHFSPLPLKFQKQSHDGSAFQVAYSASSATHSFANIDWDNLGFGVMPTDYMYSMKCSQDGNFSKGELQRFGNIELSPASGILNYGQGLFEGLKAYKRHDGNILLFRPEENALRMKMGAERICMPSPSVEQFVEAVKATVLANERWIPPPGKGSLYIRPLLMGSGAIVGVAPAPEYTFLIYVSPVGNYFKEGMAPINLVIETEMHRATPGGTGGVKTIGNYAAVLKAQSAAKAKAYSDVLYLDSVNKRYLEEVSSCNVFIVKGNLIATPAIKGTILPGITRKSIIDVALSQGFQVEERQVSVDELLDADEVFCTGTAVVVSPVGSITHLGERVSYGSDGVGRVSKQLYSTLTSLQMGLATDNMNWTVALK
- the LOC125859846 gene encoding branched-chain amino acid aminotransferase 2, chloroplastic-like isoform X3, translating into MESGGALAGLHRNPTFHHLLRPPRTAVNNLLSCSSSTYKRHFSPLPLKKQSHFASYSYNCSINDGSAFQVAYSASSATHSFANIDWDNLGFGVMPTDYMYSMKCSQDGNFSKGELQRFGNIELSPASGILNYGQGLFEGLKAYKRHDGNILLFRPEENALRMKMGAERICMPSPSVEQFVEAVKATVLANERWIPPPGKGSLYIRPLLMGSGAIVGVAPAPEYTFLIYVSPVGNYFKEGMAPINLVIETEMHRATPGGTGGVKTIGNYAAVLKAQSAAKAKAYSDVLYLDSVNKRYLEEVSSCNVFIVKGNLIATPAIKGTILPGITRKSIIDVALSQGFQVEERQVSVDELLDADEVFCTGTAVVVSPVGSITHLGERVSYGSDGVGRVSKQLYSTLTSLQMGLATDNMNWTVALK
- the LOC125859846 gene encoding branched-chain amino acid aminotransferase 2, chloroplastic-like isoform X2, encoding MESGGALAGLHRNPTFHHLLRPPRTAVNNLLSCSSSTYKRHFSPLPLKFQKQSHFASYSYNCSINDGSAFQVAYSASATHSFANIDWDNLGFGVMPTDYMYSMKCSQDGNFSKGELQRFGNIELSPASGILNYGQGLFEGLKAYKRHDGNILLFRPEENALRMKMGAERICMPSPSVEQFVEAVKATVLANERWIPPPGKGSLYIRPLLMGSGAIVGVAPAPEYTFLIYVSPVGNYFKEGMAPINLVIETEMHRATPGGTGGVKTIGNYAAVLKAQSAAKAKAYSDVLYLDSVNKRYLEEVSSCNVFIVKGNLIATPAIKGTILPGITRKSIIDVALSQGFQVEERQVSVDELLDADEVFCTGTAVVVSPVGSITHLGERVSYGSDGVGRVSKQLYSTLTSLQMGLATDNMNWTVALK
- the LOC125859846 gene encoding branched-chain amino acid aminotransferase 2, chloroplastic-like isoform X4 — protein: MESGGALAGLHRNPTFHHLLRPPRTAVNNLLSCSSSTYKRHFSPLPLKKQSHFASYSYNCSINDGSAFQVAYSASATHSFANIDWDNLGFGVMPTDYMYSMKCSQDGNFSKGELQRFGNIELSPASGILNYGQGLFEGLKAYKRHDGNILLFRPEENALRMKMGAERICMPSPSVEQFVEAVKATVLANERWIPPPGKGSLYIRPLLMGSGAIVGVAPAPEYTFLIYVSPVGNYFKEGMAPINLVIETEMHRATPGGTGGVKTIGNYAAVLKAQSAAKAKAYSDVLYLDSVNKRYLEEVSSCNVFIVKGNLIATPAIKGTILPGITRKSIIDVALSQGFQVEERQVSVDELLDADEVFCTGTAVVVSPVGSITHLGERVSYGSDGVGRVSKQLYSTLTSLQMGLATDNMNWTVALK
- the LOC125859846 gene encoding branched-chain amino acid aminotransferase 2, chloroplastic-like isoform X6; the encoded protein is MESGGALAGLHRNPTFHHLLRPPRTAVNNLLSCSSSTYKRHFSPLPLKFQKQSHDGSAFQVAYSASATHSFANIDWDNLGFGVMPTDYMYSMKCSQDGNFSKGELQRFGNIELSPASGILNYGQGLFEGLKAYKRHDGNILLFRPEENALRMKMGAERICMPSPSVEQFVEAVKATVLANERWIPPPGKGSLYIRPLLMGSGAIVGVAPAPEYTFLIYVSPVGNYFKEGMAPINLVIETEMHRATPGGTGGVKTIGNYAAVLKAQSAAKAKAYSDVLYLDSVNKRYLEEVSSCNVFIVKGNLIATPAIKGTILPGITRKSIIDVALSQGFQVEERQVSVDELLDADEVFCTGTAVVVSPVGSITHLGERVSYGSDGVGRVSKQLYSTLTSLQMGLATDNMNWTVALK